The window AACTACATCACGACGATGCTGCGCCTGGCGGGATTCGATCACGCCGATCTTCGCGCCGGCGCCGTGCTCGCACTCGAAATCTCGATCGCCGGCACGCAGGCAACGCACGAGGCTACCGAGAATGACCACAACGCCGACCACGTCTGGATGCCGGCGGACTTCGTGCGCAACGCTCCCGGCATCGACTGGCCGGCGTTCCTCGCGGCGGCCGGACTCGACACGACGGCAGGGATCGTCGCCTGGCAACCGAGCGCCGTCACCGGAATGGCATCGCTGGTGGCGTCGGAACCGGTGGCGATGTGGCAGGACTATCTCCGCTTTCACCTCCTCGACGACAACGCCGATATCCTGCCGCATCAGTTCGCCGACGCCGCACGTACGATGCACGACGCGATCAGCAGCGCGCCCGCCCCGGCGTCGCGAGCGCAACGGGCGCTCGATGCCACCATGGCTGCGATGAGCGACGAGATCGGCCCGGTGTACGCCGAGCGGTATTTCCCGGCAGACCAGAAGCGTCGCGTACAGGACGCGGTCGCCGGCGTGGCTGCGGCGTTTGCGCGACGCGTCGCGTCGGCAACCTGGATGTCCGCGGCTACCCGCTCGCTGGCGCTGGAGAAGCTCCGCACGTTGTACATCGGGATCGGCTATCCGGAACGATGGCCGGCTGACACCGCGCTGGTGATCGATCCGCACGATCCCGTCGGCAATCTCGGGCGGGTTGCTGCGGAGCGTCGGCGTCGCGCGGTGTCACAGATCGGGCTGCCGGTCGATCGATCCGACTGGTGGATCGCGCCGCAAACCGTCGGCGCCATCCTCATCTTCCAGCAGAACGCCTATGAATTTTCCGCCGGACTGCTGCAGCCTCCCCGCTATGATCCGCGGGGCTCTGACGCGGCGACGTACGGCGCCATCGGTGCGATCATCGGCCACGACATCAGTCATTTCATCGACCGCCTCGGTGCGGAGTACGACACGACGGGGGCGATGCGTCGCTGGTGGCAGGGCGATGAACTTGCGCGCTTCGATTCACTCGCCAGGCCACTCGTGGACCAATTCTCCCAGTATCACCCATTCCCTGACGCATCGGTCAACGGGGCACTCACCGCATCGGAGAATATCGCCGACCTCGCCGGTCTCTCTGCGGCGCTCGACGCATTCCACAATTCCATCGGCGCCCGGGCGAGTGACACGGCGTATGTCGCACCGCTGGATCGCGAGTTCTTCCTTGCCTTTGCGAGGAGCTGGCGAGTTCGCTTGAGCGACTCGGCGATGCGCGCGCAACTCGGCCAGGATCACGCGCCCGAGATGTATCGCGTCGCGACGGTGCGGAATCTCGACGCCTGGTATCGCGCGTTCGGCGTGAAACCCGGCGATCGGCTCTATCTCCCACCCGCCGCACGCGTACGGATCTGGTAGCAGTCGATGCGTGTCACCGCGTGTGAATTGCCGCACGAGCCGAATGTGCTCGCCGCGGCCTGGGCGAAGCTCTGCGAGCACAGCTGGCGTCACGAGTCGGAACTGGTCCTGCTTCCGGAGCTTGCGATGGTCGAGCCGCTGTGGGACGCTCCGGCGTTCGACGCCGCGCGGTGGGAGCGTGCGGAAGAAGCGAGCGAACGATGGCTGGCGCTGTTGCGCGAGCTGCACGCCAGGCAGGTCATCGGTACCGGTCCGATTACCATCGGGGGGAAGCGATACAACCAGGGATTCTGCTGGTCGGCGTCGGATGGCCTGCGGCCGTTGCGGCGGAAGTTTCATCTCCCGTCACAACCCGGCGAATGGGAGACACGCTGGTTCGACCGAGGCGACGCCGAGTTTCCGGAGTTTCGTTCCGGCGAGCTGGTGTTCGGACTCAACATCTGCAGCGAATTGTGGGCGTTGGAGAGTTACGCCGGCTATGCGGCCGGTGATGCCCAGGTGATCTTCGCGCCGCGCGCGACAGCTGCCGCCACTGTGGCGAAATGGTTGGCGGTCGGTGTGGTGGCAGCAGTGCGCTCGGGGGCGTATTGCGTTTCATCCAACCGCGTCGACGCCGCCGGCAATTGCGGCGGCGTCGGCTGGATCATTTCGCCGGACGGAACAATCCTCGCGACGACGAGTGCGGCAACTCCGTGCATTACCGTCGATCTTGATCTCGCCGCGCCGGCGGCGGCGCGCCGGAGTTACCCGCGTTATCTGTTCAACGGACCCGGCCCCACGGCGGCGCAAGGGGATTTCGCCGAACGCCGCCGCATCGCGTGAGCCACCAGTTCACTGCTGATGATCCTTCGCCTGTTCGCGGTCGACCGACAGCGTCGGCTGATTGCCGGCGCCCATCGTGGCCGTGACGGTGTACCTGGTGTCGCCTGCGAGTGATTGCGTCCGGGTTGCCGTGGCGGTATCGCCTTCGATCTTGAGTGAGAAGGTCACCATCGTGTCGGTCACCGTGGCAAAATCGGTCTGCGATCCGGCGGCCACACTTTCGAAGAGCACCTTGTTATTCGCCGACAGCGTGGCGATGTGGCTCATCCCGAGACGATTCGCGAATCGTACCGAGCTCGACGGGAGGATCTTGGGGCCCGCCATTGCCATCGTCGCCACTGCCGCTGCAGCGAGTGAGATTGCATATGCTGCACGCATCGTGTCCACTCCAGCTGAAAGGCACAGTGGGGGACGACGCGCTTCCGTCTCGGGTCACATCGCGGCGAGGAGCTCCTGGCCGATCCGCTGCATGTCGGCAAAGGTCGCCTCGATGTCGGCGATGGTGGTGCGATGCGAACAGATCGACAGGCGCTGCGTCACCCGCCCGCGAATGCGCGTCGTCATCGCAAAGGCGAGGAGGCGATGCTGCAGCTCGTCGGAGATCCGCTGATTGAGTTCGTCGAGCAGTGCATCGTTGCCACGCAAGGCCCTGGGCGCCCAGCGGAAAGCGTAGATGTAGAGCACTGGTGCCGGCTGGACCACTTCGAAATCGTCGGACTCGCTCACCAGCTCATGCAGCCGAGTGGCGCACTTCATCGTCTGGCGGAAGAAGGTCCGCATCCCTTCGGCGCCGTAATAGCGCAGCGTCATCCAGACCTTGAGCGCGCGCCAGCAGCGCGACAACTGCGGCCCGTAGTCGAAGAAGTTGAGGCCGTCGTATTCGTTCTCGCGCGCCGGAAGGAGGTAGGTCGCCTGCATCGACCAGGCGCGCCGCATGGCGTGCTCGTCGCGCACGAGGACGCACCCTGCTTCGTACGGGACACCGAGCCACTTGTGTGCGTCGAACGACACGGAGTCCGCCTCGCCAAGTGCACCGAGGAGCGGTTGCAGTTCGGGAAGCATCCCGCCCAGGGCGCCGCACGCGCCGTCGAGATGGAGCCACAGGTTCTGTCGGCGGGCGATCTCCACCAGCGCAGGGATGTCGTCGATCGTGCCGACGTTGATCGATCCGACGTGGCCGACAATGCAGAACGGCGTCATTCCAGCGGCGCGGTCGGCGTCGATCATCTGCTCGAGCGCGGCGGTGTTGATGGTGAAATCGTCATTCGACGGGACGCCGCGGAGCGCGGCGCGGCCAAGGCCGAGGAGGTCGACCGCGCGCACCAGCGACACGTGGGTTTCGTGGTCGGCCATGTAGACGGTCAACGGTCCGGCGCTACCGCGTCCCTGTACGCCGTGCGTGCCGATATCCCAGTCGGCCTTGGCGACCATCGCCGTGCGCAGCGCCGCGACGTTGGCCATCGTGCCGCCGCTGAGCAGGACACCGGCGCAATCCCTGGGATATCCGATCAGCTCGGCGAGCCAGCGCACGGTGCAGCGCTCGATCTCCGTCGCCGCGGGCGACGCACGCCACCCGCCGCAGTTGGGATTGAGCGTGCTCGCCATTGCATCGGCGAGGGCGCCGATCTGACTCCCCGATCCGTTCACGAAGCCGAACCATCGCGCAGATCCCTGCCGCGATGAATTGGGAATGATCTTGTCGCGCCAGTCGGCGAGGATCGTGCTTACCGGCTCGGCCTGCTCCGGCGGCGGACCGCTGAAGAGCGCAGCGACTTCATCGGGCTTGCACGCCGGAAAGGCCGGAGCGGTGTCGAGCTCGGAGAAATACTGGGCGAGAAGATCGATGACGTCGTGACCCAGCGCCGTGAATTCGGCGGCGGGAAGATCGGGATGAAGATCGGGCACGTCCGCTCCGCAAGGTGGTGAATGACCAGACTCGCGGAGCATTATCGCCGGTTACCGCCGGATCGGCCACCGCAGAACGGATCGGGTATCGGGCAACGACCAGTCAGGGCATCGTGTCACCCGGCGGTCGGTCGCGTTCCACAGCCAGTTCCGGGCGAACGCCGTTGCCATACGTTGCGGTCACGGTGTAGTACGATCCCGCCGCGAACTTGTAATTGGTCGATGCGGCAGCCGAGTCGCCGGCTCGCAACACCAGGGTGAGATGCATGATGGTGTCGTTGAGCGCCGAATACGCGGTGGTTTCATTCGGCCGGACATCGCCGAAGATGACGGCGCCGTTCGCCGCCAGCGACCAGTTCCGGTTTCCGGAGAGATGGTTGGTGAAACGCACTTCGGCGTCGAGCCTCGGCGGCTGCGAGGCGTGGCGAGTCGCGCCGGCACCCACTGTCGCGGCGATTGCGGCGAGAGACGCCGCATAGAATCCGAGCTGCATCGTTCCTCCTTGCGGCCCATGGGGCACGCTTCGCCATGGGTGACGCAGGGGAGACAGCGGCGATCACAGCGGGTGGATCGGTATCGGGCGCTTCCTTGACGCGATTCTTACCGACTGGTGGGGGCTGTCGGGCCGCCGACAATTGCCGTGGTATTGCGAACGCGTCACGGGGATTTTCCGGACCATCGCCGCACCATCGGACGCGCTAGCTTGGTCGCGTTGGCGGCCTGCCTCCGGGGTCCAACTCGATGGAGTGCAAACGCTTCCATCGCGGGAGCCGTCGATCGGGCTCCTCCTGAGTACGGCCTTCGCGGGGCTCCGCAGCGTCGCACCGGAATCTCCTGGCCCCGAGGCGGGGCTGGTTCCGTGCTCTTCGTTCGAGATCGGCGCGGTGCCCTCTCTGCGAATCGCTATCCCCACCGTCGGTACCGACCGTTAATCTGAAAGGGTTCTGCAGCCGGCCCATCACCACGGAGGAACAATGCGCTCTCATCTGTTCGCTGCAGTCGTCGGTGTCTCCGCCCTGGTCGCATGCAGCGGCACGTCCGTTCCCGATCCGCCCAGCGTGTCGGGGACGTGGGACTTCACCTATTCCTCAGTATCCAGCCAGACAATCACCTGTCACGGGAAGTTGAAGATCGCCATCACGCAGACGGGCGAAGATTTCACCGGCCAGCAGGTTGGTGCCGGGATCGTGGGATGTGCCGGCGCGACACCGGCACTCACGACGATCGCAGCCAACGACACCGACCTCGTGCTCGGCAACGAGGTGCTTCATGCCGGGCGTTCCGACAACGGAGATGTCGCCTTCGTGCTGGAGGAGCTGCAGACGCAGGATCACGGGTCGCTCACGTCATCGACGACGATGTCGGGAACGTCGACGTGGACGCTGCCGGTCGAGCCCGCCGGCTCCGTCATCCTCCACGGAAACTGGACCGCGACCAAGGAATAGCCCGGTCGACCATCGCGGCATGCGGCTAGTTTGTCCGCATGCCGCGATCACGTGATGCCACGCGCCTCGGGGGCGTACGCAAGAGCAGGAGCGCCTCCCACGCGCGGGCACGCCGAGAGCTTTCGGCGCGGCACGAGCGGCTCGCACGGCTCTGCACCCTGGCACATCCGATCGAGCGGATCATCCCCGACCAGCGACCGCTGTCGCATCTGGTCGTCCGCACCATCGTGGGCCAGCTGGTCTCCACGGCGGCGGCCCGGAGCATCATGAACACGCTCCTCGCTGCGCACGGCGACATCGACGGCATCATTGCGTGGGCGATGGCGACGCCAGAGGACGCGCCGGTATCACATTCGCTCTCGCGGGCCAAACGCAAGGCGATTGCGCATTGGGGATTCTTTCTGGCCGAGCAGGGCGATCCACGCGCGCGATGGAGCGTGCTCGACGCCGATCAGCTCGTCGCCGAGATCATGACCCTTCGCGGGCTGGGGCGATGGAGCGCCCACATGGTTGCGATCTTCGGCTTTGGCCACCCGCGGATCTGGCCCGAAGGCGATGCCGGCGTCATGCGCGCCGCACGGGTGGTGTTCAAGGGAATGCGCGCGCCCACCGTCCGCAGGCTGATCGAGGGGCACGAAACCCACGTCGCCCTCTGCTGCTGGGCGCTCCTCGACAAGGGGAAGCTGGAGCGATTCTGACGGGGTCGGCGCGGCGCGGCCGCCGCACCGATCGGAAGGGAGCTACTTCTCGCGATAGCCGCGCATCGCCGCGACCACATTCGCGACGACGAAAATCACGATGATGCTGGCGATGAATGCCAGGATCCACGCGTATTCCGGCAGCTTGTGATAGAGCGCGTGATACATCGAACAACTCCATGGTCCGCGGTTCGCTGATCGACCGGTCGCCGGTACCCGGCGGCCTCCGGTAACATAGCCACCGGCCCCGGGTTCGGCACCGGGTCCTGGCTACTCGGTAGTGTCCCAGGTTGAGCCAGGACTGTCCCCTACTCGTCGCTGGCGACGGTGATCCCCGCGATGTGTACCGACAGGGAATGATTGACCCGAAATCCCACCACGCCATCGACGACCAGTTCGCTGCGGGGACGGGTCGTCACCGGCGTTCCGTTGACCGCGAATTCCACCGAATCGGGGGTCGCGTGCACGGAGAGGACATTCTCCACGTTGCCGCTGTCTCCCGCCGGTACCGTCCTGATCGCGCTCGACGGCGTCCAGTCGACCACCGTCGAGACCCGGTTTCCCGATCGCCGCTTGAGGAGATAGGTCCCGTTGTCGGCGACGACGAAATAGACGTACGCCTGACTTGGCCCCGAGAGGTCGCGCCCACCCACGATGACGCCGTATCCCTCGGGGTCACTCCCCGGAGGACCGAAGAAATAGGTGTCGAGTGTCGTGGTGAAGTTCCCCGACGCAGCCATCTCCGGTTTGAAGAAGATCGCGTGGACCGGCCCGGTGGCGACGTGCCAGCCGGGGTTCATCGGCGTCAGCGTCAACTTGCTGACATCAGCCGTGGGATCGTCCGGCCGGACGGTCCAACCGCTCAACCGGGTGAGATGGACCGGCCTGGGATTGCTGCAGCCCGTGGCGATGCCCAGCAGCAGCGCGGCGATCGGCGGGAAGATGCGCATCGCGAGACCTCTGCGGCGTTGGATGACTGTCGCGAATCTACCCGGTAACGAAGCCGGGCGAGAGCCCGCGACGTACCGTTTCAGGACAGTGAGTGTCTCAGCCTTGGACAGAGGGGAGCCGTATATTCTCTGGATTCGGGATCATCGAAGCCGGCAGTCTGACGAGTCACTCGTCGAACAATTCCGCCACACCATGCGGGACAGGGGTTATTCCGGATGAAGGCTGCGTGACCGACACGCTGGTCGAGCATCTCCAGCACGCCCTCGGCGATGCCTACACCATCGAGCGCGAGCTCGAGGGTGGCGGGATGAGCCGCGTCTTCGTGGCGCGCGAGCACGCGCTCGGCCGCGAGGTGGTCATCAAGGTGCTCCCGCCGGATCTTGCCGCCGGGGTCAATCGCGACCGCTTCCGTCGCGAAGTCCAGCTCGCCGCCCGGCTGTCGCATCCGTACATCGTGCCGTTGCTCCATGCCGGTGAGGATGGCGAGCTCCTCTGGTTCACCATGCCCTACATCGCCGGTGAGTCACTCCGCACACGATTGCAGCGGGGCGGGCCATTGCCGCTCGCCGAAGTCATCCGCCTGCTGCGCGACGTGGTCGAAGCGCTTGCCTACGCGCACTCGCGCGGCGTGGTGCACCGAGACATCAAGCCGGCCAACATCCTCTCCGACGGCCAGCATGCGCTGGTCACCGATTTCGGCGTGGCGAAGGCGCTGAACGCCGCGCTTCCGATGACCGGTCCGGGGCACACGACCTCGGGGATGGCGATTGGCACGCCGGCATACATGGCGCCGGAACAACTCGCGGCCGATCCCGAAGCCGATCAGCGAGTCGATATCTACGCAGTCGGGCTGCTGGCCTACGAACTGTTGAGCGGCGCGAGCCCGTTCGCGGCACCATCGCCCACCGCGACGATGACCGCGCAGCTGACCCGCGTGCCGTCGCCGCTGCACGAGCTGCGGTCCGATGTTCCCGAAGCATTTTCGCGACTGGTGCAGCATTGCCTCGCCAAGTCGCCGGAAGACCGGCCGCCGAACGCCGAAGCGATTCTCGCCGAACTCGACCAGATCTCTGGCGCGCTTGCTGCCCACGCGCACCGCGGCGGCGAAGCGCTGCGCCCCAGGGCATCGTCGGTGCCGCTGGTCCTCGCGACGATCGCCGTCGTGGTGCTCGTCGCCGGCGGATTCTGGTGGACGCAGCGTCATGCGATCAACGCGGTCACGCGAGACAGCACCGTTGGCCGCGTCGGGTCGGGCGACACCAGCGACGCAGCCACGATCACCAAGCCGATGACGCACGCCGATTCGCTCGCGATCGCCGAGGCGTTCCGCGATCAACTGAAACAGCTCGACCCGAAGTACGCCAGGAAGCCGCCGGCGAAGAGCGTCGATTCCATGCCGCTCGACATCCAGATCGAGCGCACCGATTCACTGGTGCGCGCGCGGCTGCGCGAATACGCGGCGCAACTTCCCATGGCCGTCCGCCCGCCGGCGGCGAACGTCGTTCCGCCGGGAGGTACTCCGAGCGCACCAACAATCCCGAACGTGGCGGCGACGGTCAGCGGGACACGCTCACTGACGATCGTGCTGCCGGGGCGTCACGGGCCCGACTCGGCCCTCGAGCACGACATCGCCTCCGAACTGGAGCGTCGGCTCACGCGCTTCGGTGAATGGGACAAGGTGACGATCGACAGCAGCTGGCGGGGGAACCGTGCACCGGGAACCGGGCCATCCGACGCGTATATCTATCTCAATCTTCGGCACGGCAGCAACGATTCGGTGACGTTGTCGCTGTACATCCGCAACGCCGCGCCGGGAACGAGCTTCGGCTATAACGCGCTCAACAGCGACCCGGTCTACCGGCCGACCGGAGCCGCGCCGTTCGGCAGCACGATCCGGCGCGCCGGCCAATTGCTGGGGCAGTTGCGACGCCTCCCACCGGGGCAGCCCTGGTCGCAGGACATGGGGCGCGGCGGGCCGTCGTCGTATATCGAGGTCAATCCCGGTATGGGGCGCGGATTCACGCTGCGGATGGATTCGCTGCGGCACATCGGCGATTCGATCCGGGCGCACGGCTATCGCCCCCCGCCTCACCGGGATTCAGTGCCGTAATCCGGCACGCCGCGGTGCGGCCTATCGCACCAGCAGCAATCCGACCCGACCTCCAAACCCATCATCGCCTGACGGCAGGCCAGCCGGCGGTTGCCACGCCCCACCGTTGGTGCTGAGCTCCACGCGATACACTCCGGCAACTGCGGGGAGGACGATTTCCCATCGTCCGTCACCAGTGCGCTTGAGGGTTTGTGCGCGCCACTCGGTGAGATCGCCGGTGAGCGATGCGGTGTGCGTCGAATCCGGGAGCATCAGGTAGAGATGGACGGTCGATGCATTCTCTCGCACCACCGACGCGAGCGCGGCCGGTTGAGGTACGACGGCCGTCTCGGCGGTGTGGTGAATCAGATCGAGCTTGACCCCGGCGGTGGTGTATCCGCCGCCGCGCGACGCCAGCATCGGGTCTGCCGCGAGTTGTCCCGCGCGAACCACGACCGACAGGATCGGCGTGATCCGCATGGCGCCTTCTCCCTCCCACCACGTCTCGGGAGTGACACTCACGCCGAATCGCCGGCCTGCCCGCGCGTTCATCGACCAGAGCCCGTGGTCCCACGCCATCCGGACGGCAAAGTCGCGAATATCGTGGAACGAGCCGGTGCCGAGGGAGTCGCTGTTTCCGGCAATCGGCGGCGCATCACCACGGATTGACGACACCGGGATGCGATTGCTGGTGCTCTGCCACGACGCACCGAAGTGCCACGCCTTGAGATGAAGCTCTGCGTCGAGCATCGGCCGCGACCACGAACTGTTCTGCGCGCCGATCCACGCCATCCCCTCGTCCCACGCCGCGCGTGCCGTCACCGGACCGATGGTGCGTTCCGCGCCGATCTCGCCCGCCGCGGTGGTGGCCCACGGCTCGGCGATGCTCTGACCGCTTTCAACGACAGGTCCGGCGTCAAGCGACCAACCCGCGGCGGTCGTCCGGTAGTGCGCCGCGCCGCTGAACCGACCTTCGACGCCGAGGCCTACGTGATCATCGACGCCGCCGTCGAACGACAGACGGAATCGAGGTGTCGAGGAGAGGAACGCGCTGGAGATGCGCGTCAGCGAACTCGACGGAAGCTGATCGAGCCGCGATTGGCCGCTGCCGGTTTCGAGCGAGAACTGCGCGGCAAGCGGCGCGGTGTACGCTGCCAGCGCAACGAGAACGATCGTCGTGGTCTTCATTCCATGTCTCCGCTTCCCGCGGGGGGGTGTCCCCGTTTGCCGGCCGCATCGTTGGTCAGGCGGACGTAGTCGCCGTCACTGGCGCGACGCTTGGCGAGATCCGTGACGGTGCGCCACGCCTGCGCCGTGCTCACTCCGCTCGCCACCAGATCGAGGTATGCGCCAAGTGGCGCTGTCAGCGGCTGGCCGCCGCGCAGTTGCCGGAGTTCGGCGAGTCGCGTGCCGGGCACGCCGGCCTGCAGCGCGGCAGCGGCGGTGGTGAGCTCCGGTACGCTCGCGCCGGGGCCGAGAGTTGCCTGCGCGGTGTGCAGCGCGTCGCGAAGCCGGTCGAGTGCGTCGACGATGCGGTCGAGCGGGACGCTCTTGGCCTGCCCTTCGAGCGCACGCAACACCAACGGATCGGTCGGGAGATTCTCGCGGCCCGCGCTGTCGATCAACGCGGTGAGGCGCGCTGCGTCGCTGGCCGAAAATCGCGCGCCGATCCGCGGATCCTGTGCCCGCGCCGGCGAGGCGGCCGCCATGAGAACGAAGGTCAACAGACCGGTCCGCATCCTATTCCCTCACCACCGTGACCACCGAAGTGGGACGGCCGAAGTCGTCGGGCGCATTCGCGGCCCGCGCATCGGCTCGCCATTCATCCTGATTGACAAGATACGCGAAGCGGTAGCGACCGGGGGCGAGGCGGACCGTAGCCGTCCACTCCCCACCGGTGGCCCGATGCAGTTCGACGCGGTCGGTGCGCCAGTCGGTGAAATCGCCGACCAGGGCAACGGAGTGGACCGCCGGTGCCGTGAGTGCGAACGTGACCGCAGTACCATCGTGCTGCCTCAAGAGGAAATCAGCGATGCCGATCGCCACCACGAGCATCGCCACGCGGATGCCGCGCGCAATGGTGCGGCGTCGCGCGCGGCGTCGCGCTCGCTCCGGGAGTCCGGGTGTCACGTTGACCGGGCGGCGCAGCGCATCCACCGCACGTCGCAGCGGATCGTCGGGAGAAAGTTCGTCGCTCATCGCTTCACCTCCGCAAGTTGTTGGCGCAGTTCCTGGCACGCGCGAGCCACCCGCATCTTGAGCGCCGGGATGCTGGCGCCGGTACTCAGCGACATCTCCTGATACTCGAGCCCT of the Gemmatimonadales bacterium genome contains:
- a CDS encoding M13 family metallopeptidase → NYITTMLRLAGFDHADLRAGAVLALEISIAGTQATHEATENDHNADHVWMPADFVRNAPGIDWPAFLAAAGLDTTAGIVAWQPSAVTGMASLVASEPVAMWQDYLRFHLLDDNADILPHQFADAARTMHDAISSAPAPASRAQRALDATMAAMSDEIGPVYAERYFPADQKRRVQDAVAGVAAAFARRVASATWMSAATRSLALEKLRTLYIGIGYPERWPADTALVIDPHDPVGNLGRVAAERRRRAVSQIGLPVDRSDWWIAPQTVGAILIFQQNAYEFSAGLLQPPRYDPRGSDAATYGAIGAIIGHDISHFIDRLGAEYDTTGAMRRWWQGDELARFDSLARPLVDQFSQYHPFPDASVNGALTASENIADLAGLSAALDAFHNSIGARASDTAYVAPLDREFFLAFARSWRVRLSDSAMRAQLGQDHAPEMYRVATVRNLDAWYRAFGVKPGDRLYLPPAARVRIW
- a CDS encoding carbon-nitrogen hydrolase family protein, encoding MRVTACELPHEPNVLAAAWAKLCEHSWRHESELVLLPELAMVEPLWDAPAFDAARWERAEEASERWLALLRELHARQVIGTGPITIGGKRYNQGFCWSASDGLRPLRRKFHLPSQPGEWETRWFDRGDAEFPEFRSGELVFGLNICSELWALESYAGYAAGDAQVIFAPRATAAATVAKWLAVGVVAAVRSGAYCVSSNRVDAAGNCGGVGWIISPDGTILATTSAATPCITVDLDLAAPAAARRSYPRYLFNGPGPTAAQGDFAERRRIA
- a CDS encoding pyridoxal-dependent decarboxylase — translated: MPDLHPDLPAAEFTALGHDVIDLLAQYFSELDTAPAFPACKPDEVAALFSGPPPEQAEPVSTILADWRDKIIPNSSRQGSARWFGFVNGSGSQIGALADAMASTLNPNCGGWRASPAATEIERCTVRWLAELIGYPRDCAGVLLSGGTMANVAALRTAMVAKADWDIGTHGVQGRGSAGPLTVYMADHETHVSLVRAVDLLGLGRAALRGVPSNDDFTINTAALEQMIDADRAAGMTPFCIVGHVGSINVGTIDDIPALVEIARRQNLWLHLDGACGALGGMLPELQPLLGALGEADSVSFDAHKWLGVPYEAGCVLVRDEHAMRRAWSMQATYLLPARENEYDGLNFFDYGPQLSRCWRALKVWMTLRYYGAEGMRTFFRQTMKCATRLHELVSESDDFEVVQPAPVLYIYAFRWAPRALRGNDALLDELNQRISDELQHRLLAFAMTTRIRGRVTQRLSICSHRTTIADIEATFADMQRIGQELLAAM
- a CDS encoding serine/threonine-protein kinase, which gives rise to MTDTLVEHLQHALGDAYTIERELEGGGMSRVFVAREHALGREVVIKVLPPDLAAGVNRDRFRREVQLAARLSHPYIVPLLHAGEDGELLWFTMPYIAGESLRTRLQRGGPLPLAEVIRLLRDVVEALAYAHSRGVVHRDIKPANILSDGQHALVTDFGVAKALNAALPMTGPGHTTSGMAIGTPAYMAPEQLAADPEADQRVDIYAVGLLAYELLSGASPFAAPSPTATMTAQLTRVPSPLHELRSDVPEAFSRLVQHCLAKSPEDRPPNAEAILAELDQISGALAAHAHRGGEALRPRASSVPLVLATIAVVVLVAGGFWWTQRHAINAVTRDSTVGRVGSGDTSDAATITKPMTHADSLAIAEAFRDQLKQLDPKYARKPPAKSVDSMPLDIQIERTDSLVRARLREYAAQLPMAVRPPAANVVPPGGTPSAPTIPNVAATVSGTRSLTIVLPGRHGPDSALEHDIASELERRLTRFGEWDKVTIDSSWRGNRAPGTGPSDAYIYLNLRHGSNDSVTLSLYIRNAAPGTSFGYNALNSDPVYRPTGAAPFGSTIRRAGQLLGQLRRLPPGQPWSQDMGRGGPSSYIEVNPGMGRGFTLRMDSLRHIGDSIRAHGYRPPPHRDSVP
- a CDS encoding isoamylase early set domain-containing protein; amino-acid sequence: MSDELSPDDPLRRAVDALRRPVNVTPGLPERARRRARRRTIARGIRVAMLVVAIGIADFLLRQHDGTAVTFALTAPAVHSVALVGDFTDWRTDRVELHRATGGEWTATVRLAPGRYRFAYLVNQDEWRADARAANAPDDFGRPTSVVTVVRE